The Paenibacillus sp. RUD330 genome has a segment encoding these proteins:
- a CDS encoding S-layer homology domain-containing protein: MTAAGTGKSGDIGRWLRRVLRRNGKRAGAAALAVSLSAGILLPPAASVAQAAGVPGVPPVIVTEIVPDNIGTDDYEFFELHNTTDLPQMVTDSVYYRYTDSSGKADVKFTMPAGTALLPHETKVFWYNSSGKTLADFNGHFKTSLSSSQVVEVGGFTGFANGGQRAVVLKADGADTAWAAYLVTDVAAGLGVQYQADYKPEEIKLELKSPPTPGSVKPEQLSPPGQPPEEPVQPDKPVIRHQAPAAADGGADLKLTAAVESAEGTAMPTAAGSVYYRTATDQVYAMVPLTAEAGGASLSGTIPKDALKESGLVYFIQAEGVAGAVRSDTYTVPVNELKPDPQKLPELLVTEVVPDSTNVGSSDGYEFVEIYNNTDQPLSFDDYKLYYRYTDKGPSADLTWPSKPENIVIPARGTIVLWVINGPNAALTAADFNANYGSSLVEGVNLFRMENSGMANGGLRGLVVGTNTHEDISAAYYVKEDVAVNKGILYQYPGDGGTVMRKGWPGLEAATPGRVKDWQVPSVPVHVAADAEPPAVLDLTGAAEADQARDLDIKLEVTDNKRVKSVRLSFRTDRQQTPTTVYLTQDYNDTLYHHLISSAELIGKKYLEYSAEVSDGQNMASLPAVRVPVTGGAEQAALRLNVKDGQFVKGVHTLKGTSETDAPEQLQLSVDGQTVTQGTYAALEQDAYFAFEATAVDYYFKNAVTIGDEILYTFMDPIPSWKTLVYPIDSSRLKAGANGIWIRSGSKSGPFDDRPEENKDDFQIRNVRLILADGTELYDPAYADRSKEILMGDSAGKHVGLEFKFALQQEQLRSKTLPWDTALLKDGKHVVAVKGASGQAAADVMVDNAAPSIVPSVQEGQVYRGAFKLDAAVTDAGSGIRAGSVEALLDGKAIAVPYETSSAKLQAGSHTLLIRAEDNVGNKSERRVAFSVPAENPLLPELLAPLDGSVVEGASAGLKVRVSDPEGDKLTVGFYKGFAYGASETSSFRAFSGAADTEPPLVLKPDGERELTKEEYAAIAGGEGDKLTNDSTQQFPYHRFEVKLDAAVKAQDEVVLQWKGGSLPGRKVSLYAWSPSGNAWKRLDQAIAGGEDFSLQASVPAGDYAEGGMLNVLVQDELPARQDPYDFSFVWMSDTQYYSESWPEIYEGNTKWIMDNKDAMNIKYVIHTGDIVDKADREEQWTNAQKAMETLDDGGMPYGVLAGNHDVGHQNNDYSSYWKYYGEDRFKDRPYYGGSYKNNRGHYDLVSAEGNDFIIVYMGWGIGEEDIAWIDSVLQQYPERKAILAFHEYLLVSGNRAPIADDIYEHVVKTNKNVFAVLSGHYHDAETLVDEIDDDGDGKPDRKVYQMLADYQGAEKGGLGYIRLMQFDLQSNQVHIKTYSPYLDDYNYYDPSEYPGKDELDLDVNLTPVVKRVATDSMSVKVYTSDRIGEAQAASGAEASAAWNGLEAGRKYQWYAAAGDEYGGYARSDIWSFRAAGDAVTPTPKPSEPPVTEPSEPPAATPEPSQPPAATPTPPVTAWPTPTPTPAPSGSPSASPTPSATPGATPTPKPGMEFKDVPSTHWAASAISRAAALGIASGYADGSFKPSAGVSRAEFAVMLGRALGLQDAANGPGFKDQKAIPSWAGGYIAAAVEAGWLNGYEDGTFGPGRTVSRAEMAVIAARAMGLKGAGKPIFADAAKLPSWAAGSAAALQQAGLIQGVEGNLFAPGQNVTRAQAVTLILNMLDSGRL, from the coding sequence TTGACAGCAGCTGGAACAGGCAAGAGCGGAGACATCGGCAGATGGCTCAGACGGGTACTCCGTCGAAATGGAAAGAGGGCGGGAGCGGCCGCGCTGGCGGTCAGCCTGTCGGCGGGCATCCTGCTTCCTCCGGCGGCTTCCGTCGCGCAGGCTGCCGGTGTTCCGGGAGTTCCTCCCGTCATCGTGACGGAAATCGTTCCGGATAATATCGGCACCGACGACTACGAGTTTTTTGAGCTGCACAATACGACCGATCTTCCCCAAATGGTAACCGATTCGGTCTATTACCGCTACACCGACTCCAGCGGCAAAGCCGACGTCAAATTCACCATGCCTGCGGGGACGGCTCTCCTCCCCCATGAAACGAAAGTGTTCTGGTACAACAGCAGCGGCAAGACGCTGGCGGACTTCAACGGACATTTCAAAACCTCGCTCAGCAGCAGCCAGGTTGTCGAAGTGGGAGGCTTCACCGGCTTCGCGAACGGCGGCCAGCGGGCCGTCGTCTTGAAGGCGGACGGCGCCGACACCGCCTGGGCGGCCTACCTGGTAACCGATGTCGCGGCAGGGCTGGGCGTCCAATACCAGGCCGACTACAAGCCGGAGGAAATCAAGCTGGAGCTGAAGAGCCCGCCGACGCCGGGGTCGGTGAAGCCGGAGCAGCTGTCTCCGCCAGGCCAGCCGCCGGAAGAACCGGTTCAGCCGGACAAGCCGGTCATCCGGCATCAGGCGCCCGCTGCAGCGGACGGCGGGGCCGATCTCAAGCTGACGGCCGCGGTGGAAAGCGCCGAAGGGACGGCGATGCCGACCGCAGCGGGAAGCGTCTATTACCGGACGGCCACCGACCAGGTCTACGCCATGGTTCCGCTGACGGCGGAAGCAGGAGGAGCCTCGCTGTCGGGAACCATTCCGAAGGATGCTCTGAAGGAAAGCGGCCTCGTCTACTTCATCCAGGCGGAAGGCGTTGCGGGGGCCGTCCGATCGGATACATACACTGTGCCGGTGAACGAGCTCAAGCCTGACCCGCAGAAGCTGCCCGAGCTGCTCGTCACCGAGGTCGTGCCGGATAGCACCAACGTCGGAAGCAGCGACGGCTACGAGTTCGTGGAGATCTACAACAATACGGACCAGCCGCTGAGCTTCGACGACTACAAGCTGTATTACCGTTATACGGACAAAGGCCCTTCGGCCGACCTGACCTGGCCTTCCAAGCCGGAAAACATCGTGATCCCGGCCCGCGGCACGATCGTCCTCTGGGTGATCAACGGCCCGAACGCCGCCCTGACGGCGGCGGACTTCAATGCCAATTACGGAAGCTCCCTCGTCGAGGGCGTCAATCTGTTCCGCATGGAAAATTCCGGCATGGCCAACGGAGGCCTCAGAGGTCTTGTCGTGGGCACGAACACGCATGAGGATATATCGGCCGCCTACTATGTGAAGGAGGACGTGGCCGTCAACAAAGGCATCCTCTATCAATATCCCGGCGACGGAGGCACGGTCATGCGCAAAGGCTGGCCGGGACTCGAAGCCGCGACGCCGGGAAGGGTCAAGGACTGGCAGGTTCCGTCCGTGCCCGTCCATGTCGCCGCCGACGCCGAGCCGCCGGCCGTCCTCGATCTGACGGGCGCCGCCGAGGCGGATCAGGCCCGCGATCTGGACATCAAGCTGGAGGTCACGGACAACAAGCGCGTCAAGTCGGTTCGCCTCTCCTTCCGGACGGACCGCCAGCAGACGCCGACGACCGTGTATTTGACGCAGGATTACAACGATACCCTGTATCATCATCTGATTTCCTCCGCCGAGCTGATCGGCAAGAAATACCTGGAATACTCGGCCGAAGTATCCGACGGCCAGAATATGGCGTCGCTGCCGGCGGTGCGGGTTCCCGTCACCGGCGGAGCGGAGCAGGCCGCGCTGCGGCTGAACGTCAAGGACGGCCAGTTCGTGAAGGGCGTGCATACGCTCAAGGGAACGTCGGAGACCGACGCCCCCGAGCAGCTGCAGCTGTCCGTCGACGGGCAGACGGTGACCCAAGGAACCTATGCCGCGCTTGAGCAGGATGCGTATTTCGCCTTTGAAGCGACCGCGGTGGACTATTATTTCAAAAACGCGGTTACGATCGGCGATGAGATCCTCTATACGTTCATGGATCCGATCCCGTCCTGGAAAACGCTCGTTTATCCGATCGACAGCTCCAGGCTGAAGGCGGGCGCGAACGGCATCTGGATCCGTTCCGGCTCCAAGTCGGGTCCGTTCGACGATCGTCCGGAAGAGAACAAGGACGACTTCCAGATCCGCAACGTCCGCCTGATTCTGGCCGACGGGACGGAGCTGTACGATCCGGCCTATGCCGACCGGAGCAAGGAAATCCTCATGGGCGATTCCGCCGGCAAGCATGTCGGGCTGGAATTCAAGTTCGCCCTGCAGCAGGAGCAGCTTCGCTCCAAGACGCTGCCTTGGGATACGGCGCTGCTGAAGGACGGCAAGCATGTCGTGGCGGTCAAGGGAGCCTCGGGGCAGGCGGCGGCTGACGTGATGGTCGACAATGCCGCTCCAAGCATCGTTCCTTCCGTCCAGGAAGGCCAAGTGTACAGAGGGGCGTTCAAGCTGGATGCGGCCGTCACCGACGCCGGCTCCGGCATACGGGCAGGCTCGGTCGAAGCGCTGCTGGACGGCAAGGCGATCGCCGTTCCGTACGAGACGTCCTCCGCCAAGCTGCAGGCAGGCAGCCATACGCTGCTGATCCGCGCCGAGGACAACGTCGGCAACAAGTCCGAGCGGCGGGTCGCATTCTCGGTGCCGGCCGAAAACCCGCTCCTGCCGGAGCTGCTGGCTCCGCTGGACGGCTCCGTCGTGGAAGGAGCTTCCGCAGGGCTGAAGGTGCGCGTGTCTGATCCCGAGGGCGACAAGCTGACCGTAGGCTTCTACAAGGGCTTCGCGTACGGCGCTTCCGAGACGTCTTCGTTCCGGGCGTTCTCCGGCGCGGCCGACACCGAGCCGCCGCTCGTCCTGAAGCCGGACGGCGAAAGGGAGCTGACCAAAGAGGAATACGCCGCGATCGCCGGCGGCGAAGGGGACAAGCTGACCAATGACTCGACGCAGCAGTTTCCTTATCACCGCTTCGAGGTGAAGCTGGACGCCGCCGTCAAGGCTCAGGACGAGGTCGTCCTGCAGTGGAAGGGCGGCTCGCTGCCCGGCCGCAAGGTGTCGTTGTACGCCTGGAGTCCTTCCGGCAACGCCTGGAAGCGTCTCGACCAGGCCATCGCCGGCGGGGAGGACTTCTCCCTGCAGGCTTCCGTCCCGGCGGGAGACTACGCTGAGGGCGGCATGCTGAACGTCCTTGTCCAGGACGAGCTGCCCGCGAGGCAGGATCCGTACGACTTCTCCTTCGTCTGGATGTCGGACACGCAGTACTACTCCGAGAGCTGGCCCGAAATCTACGAGGGCAACACGAAGTGGATCATGGACAACAAGGATGCCATGAACATCAAGTACGTCATCCATACCGGCGATATCGTCGACAAGGCCGATAGGGAAGAGCAATGGACGAACGCGCAGAAGGCGATGGAAACGCTGGACGACGGCGGAATGCCTTACGGCGTGCTGGCGGGCAACCACGACGTCGGCCATCAGAACAACGACTACAGCAGCTACTGGAAGTATTACGGGGAGGACCGCTTCAAGGACCGTCCGTATTACGGGGGCTCGTACAAGAACAACCGGGGCCACTACGATCTCGTCTCCGCCGAAGGCAATGATTTCATCATCGTCTACATGGGCTGGGGCATCGGCGAGGAGGATATCGCCTGGATCGACAGCGTGCTGCAGCAATATCCGGAGCGCAAGGCCATTCTGGCGTTCCATGAATACCTGCTCGTCTCCGGCAACCGGGCTCCGATCGCCGACGACATCTATGAGCATGTCGTGAAAACCAACAAGAACGTGTTCGCGGTGCTCTCCGGCCACTATCACGACGCCGAGACGTTGGTGGACGAGATCGACGACGACGGGGACGGCAAGCCTGACCGCAAGGTGTACCAGATGCTCGCCGATTATCAGGGAGCGGAGAAAGGCGGCCTCGGCTATATCCGCCTGATGCAGTTCGATCTGCAGAGCAACCAGGTGCACATCAAGACTTACTCTCCTTATCTGGACGATTACAACTACTACGATCCGTCGGAATATCCGGGCAAGGATGAGCTCGATCTGGATGTGAATCTGACCCCCGTCGTGAAAAGGGTCGCCACCGATTCCATGTCCGTGAAGGTCTACACGTCGGATCGGATCGGCGAGGCGCAGGCAGCGAGCGGAGCCGAAGCTTCGGCGGCCTGGAACGGACTCGAGGCCGGCCGCAAGTATCAATGGTACGCGGCGGCAGGCGATGAATACGGCGGATACGCCCGCTCGGACATTTGGAGCTTCCGCGCGGCAGGAGACGCGGTTACGCCGACGCCGAAGCCTTCAGAGCCTCCGGTGACGGAGCCTTCGGAGCCTCCGGCGGCAACGCCAGAGCCGTCGCAGCCTCCTGCAGCGACGCCGACGCCTCCGGTGACGGCTTGGCCGACACCGACGCCGACACCGGCGCCATCGGGTTCCCCTTCGGCTTCGCCGACTCCGTCGGCAACGCCTGGCGCGACGCCGACTCCGAAGCCGGGAATGGAATTCAAGGATGTGCCGTCAACGCATTGGGCAGCCTCGGCCATTTCCCGGGCGGCAGCCCTCGGCATCGCGAGCGGCTACGCAGACGGCAGCTTCAAGCCTTCGGCGGGAGTATCGCGCGCCGAATTCGCGGTCATGCTCGGCCGGGCTCTCGGCTTGCAGGATGCAGCGAACGGTCCGGGCTTCAAGGATCAGAAGGCGATCCCGTCGTGGGCGGGCGGCTACATCGCCGCGGCCGTAGAAGCCGGCTGGCTGAACGGCTATGAGGACGGCACCTTCGGGCCTGGACGTACGGTAAGCCGTGCCGAGATGGCCGTCATCGCGGCCAGGGCGATGGGACTCAAGGGCGCGGGCAAGCCCATCTTCGCCGACGCGGCCAAGCTGCCGTCTTGGGCGGCCGGTTCCGCAGCTGCGCTGCAGCAGGCAGGCCTGATCCAAGGGGTGGAAGGCAATCTCTTCGCGCCGGGACAGAATGTAACCCGCGCTCAGGCGGTGACGCTGATCTTGAATATGCTGGACAGCGGCAGGCTCTGA
- a CDS encoding response regulator transcription factor gives MAARARILYIEDDAEIGAWLADDLARRGYEVTWLQSGEKAEEHAGAADVAVLDVMLPGLDGFSVGRRLKKRRPELPILMLSARTAVEDKLHGLGFADDYVTKPFHPDELAARLEVLLRRSGQGGEEAVLVGHLEVRPRELTVTDSRSGAEIALTPKQLQILLYLLRHAGRILTKEQIYEAVWGEPYMEGDKTVMVHIRYLRERIELDPAQPVIVETVRGIGYRVKP, from the coding sequence ATGGCGGCACGCGCAAGGATTCTCTACATCGAAGACGACGCCGAGATCGGCGCCTGGCTCGCGGACGATCTTGCCCGCAGAGGCTACGAGGTGACGTGGCTGCAGTCGGGCGAGAAGGCGGAGGAGCATGCCGGAGCGGCCGACGTAGCCGTTCTGGACGTCATGCTGCCGGGCCTCGACGGCTTCTCCGTCGGCAGAAGGCTCAAGAAGCGGCGTCCCGAGCTGCCGATCCTGATGCTGTCCGCCCGCACGGCGGTCGAGGACAAGCTGCACGGCCTCGGCTTCGCGGACGATTACGTGACCAAGCCGTTCCATCCCGACGAGCTGGCCGCCAGGCTGGAGGTGCTGCTGCGCCGATCGGGGCAAGGCGGAGAAGAGGCGGTCCTCGTCGGCCATCTGGAGGTGCGCCCCCGGGAGCTGACGGTGACGGATTCCCGCAGCGGAGCCGAGATCGCTCTCACGCCCAAGCAGCTGCAGATTTTGCTGTACCTGCTTCGTCACGCCGGGCGCATCCTGACCAAGGAGCAGATCTACGAAGCGGTCTGGGGAGAGCCGTATATGGAGGGGGACAAAACCGTTATGGTGCATATCCGGTACCTGCGGGAGAGAATCGAGCTGGATCCGGCCCAGCCGGTGATCGTGGAGACGGTCCGGGGCATCGGATACCGGGTCAAGCCGTGA
- a CDS encoding HAMP domain-containing sensor histidine kinase, whose translation MKRLFGAARRPSLLARYLLIIVSALVVLPAALLMAGTGSVVISGLVSPKERDNPYADTSRLIEEWHREAALLRHADPETIVRSLESWRSRYPRSSVFWVDSASRLRASLPFDEDLPQIWSSVYTVDFMKEAVNGTKYSVVAFIGKDGEQGFMAMQVPRYLTLPNGQRLGMLGGTAYTAGAIVLLGLFLTVSFLFFNRIRKRLVRLQAAMEQPSGSGLPLPVEVSGADEVGRLEESFNGMVRELEAGRRREAEEESLRRELVARLSHDLRTPLTVVRSHAYSLEREPLSGQGRKSVKLIGVKLDYLSQLIENLFSYSLLSAGKYAYRPEKTDIVRLARTQLAAWYPAFEQAGMELEPDLPDAPVYWHTDPHWLERVLDNLLQNALRHAASGGWTAVRIVEDEGGGLIIEDKGPGLGGDSPNKGSGLGLSIVQLMLKEMGLRKEVSSGEGGTAVAVKPEQMDG comes from the coding sequence GTGAAAAGGCTGTTCGGGGCCGCGCGCCGGCCGTCCCTGCTGGCCCGTTATCTCCTGATCATCGTGTCGGCCCTTGTCGTGCTGCCTGCCGCCCTGCTCATGGCAGGAACGGGTTCGGTCGTCATCTCCGGGCTTGTCTCCCCCAAGGAGAGGGACAACCCGTATGCGGACACGAGCAGGCTGATCGAAGAGTGGCATCGGGAGGCGGCCTTGCTCCGGCATGCCGATCCGGAGACGATCGTCCGCAGCCTGGAGTCGTGGCGCAGCCGCTATCCCCGGTCCAGCGTCTTCTGGGTTGACAGCGCAAGCCGGCTGCGGGCAAGCCTGCCCTTCGACGAGGACCTGCCCCAGATATGGTCATCCGTGTACACGGTGGATTTCATGAAGGAAGCGGTCAACGGAACGAAGTATTCGGTCGTGGCGTTCATCGGCAAGGATGGCGAGCAGGGCTTCATGGCCATGCAGGTGCCGCGATATCTTACGCTGCCTAACGGACAGCGGCTGGGAATGCTCGGAGGAACCGCATACACGGCCGGCGCCATTGTCCTGCTGGGACTGTTCCTCACGGTCAGCTTCTTGTTCTTCAACCGCATCCGCAAGCGGCTGGTGAGGCTGCAGGCGGCGATGGAGCAGCCGTCGGGCAGCGGGCTGCCGCTCCCTGTGGAGGTGTCGGGAGCGGACGAGGTCGGCCGCCTGGAGGAAAGCTTCAACGGCATGGTCCGGGAGCTCGAGGCCGGGCGCCGCCGCGAGGCCGAGGAGGAGTCGCTGCGGCGCGAGCTTGTCGCGCGGCTGTCGCATGATCTGAGGACCCCGCTTACTGTCGTGCGCAGCCATGCGTACTCTCTGGAGCGGGAGCCGCTGAGCGGCCAGGGACGCAAGTCGGTGAAGCTGATCGGCGTCAAGCTGGATTACCTGTCGCAGCTGATCGAGAATCTGTTCTCCTACAGCCTGCTGTCCGCGGGCAAATACGCCTACCGGCCGGAGAAGACGGATATCGTGCGGCTGGCGAGAACGCAGCTGGCCGCCTGGTATCCCGCCTTCGAGCAGGCCGGCATGGAATTGGAGCCGGACCTTCCGGATGCTCCCGTCTATTGGCATACCGATCCTCACTGGCTGGAGCGGGTGCTGGACAATCTGCTGCAGAACGCCCTCCGGCACGCTGCTTCAGGAGGCTGGACGGCTGTCCGCATCGTCGAGGACGAGGGAGGCGGACTCATCATCGAGGATAAAGGTCCGGGGCTTGGCGGCGACTCGCCGAACAAGGGAAGCGGGCTCGGCCTGTCCATCGTGCAGCTGATGCTGAAGGAGATGGGTCTTCGCAAGGAAGTGAGCTCCGGCGAAGGAGGAACGGCGGTTGCGGTCAAGCCGGAACAAATGGATGGATGA
- a CDS encoding ABC transporter ATP-binding protein, with protein MRQASGSWLLETKGLTKKLGGKAVVRDVDLRIGEGDIYGFLGPNGAGKTTTIRMLLGLAKPTRGGVTVFGKSLAANRMDILRHVGSLVEYPSYYGHLTGTENLEVIRRLLDVPKERIAEALSIVRLEKDARRAVKGYSLGMKQRLGIAAALLGNPRLLILDEPTNGLDPAGIQEMRELIKSLPGQRGVTILLSSHLLSEVELMATKVGIISSGSLIYQDSIASLKARTAGRIRFAVSEPEAAWQRLLELGFEAERDQSRLTVGGAADRTVAYIVAELVRRGHSVYRVEEERSSLESVFLEMTGTGGSL; from the coding sequence ATGAGGCAAGCAAGCGGCTCCTGGCTGCTGGAAACGAAAGGCTTGACCAAGAAGCTCGGCGGCAAAGCGGTGGTCCGCGACGTGGACCTGCGGATCGGGGAAGGAGACATCTACGGCTTCCTCGGTCCGAACGGAGCCGGCAAGACGACGACGATCCGCATGCTGCTCGGCCTTGCCAAGCCGACGAGAGGCGGCGTGACGGTATTCGGGAAGAGCTTGGCGGCAAACCGGATGGACATTCTCCGGCATGTCGGCTCGCTGGTGGAATACCCGTCGTATTACGGCCATCTGACCGGCACGGAAAATCTGGAGGTCATCCGCCGGCTGCTCGACGTGCCCAAGGAAAGAATCGCCGAGGCGCTGTCGATCGTGCGGCTGGAGAAGGATGCCCGGCGCGCCGTCAAAGGCTACTCGCTCGGCATGAAGCAGCGGCTCGGCATCGCGGCCGCGCTGCTCGGCAACCCGAGGCTGCTCATTCTCGACGAGCCGACCAACGGCCTCGATCCGGCGGGCATCCAGGAAATGCGGGAGCTGATCAAAAGCCTCCCCGGCCAGCGGGGGGTGACGATCCTGCTCTCCAGCCATCTGCTGTCGGAGGTCGAGCTGATGGCGACGAAGGTGGGCATCATCAGCAGCGGCAGCCTGATCTATCAGGACAGCATCGCCAGCCTCAAGGCCAGGACGGCAGGCAGAATCCGGTTTGCCGTCAGCGAGCCGGAAGCCGCGTGGCAGCGGCTGCTGGAGCTCGGCTTCGAAGCCGAGCGCGACCAGAGCAGGCTGACGGTGGGCGGCGCGGCGGACCGGACGGTGGCCTACATCGTGGCGGAGCTGGTCCGGCGCGGCCACTCCGTGTACCGGGTGGAAGAAGAGCGGTCGTCCCTCGAGAGCGTCTTCCTGGAAATGACCGGGACGGGAGGCAGCCTGTGA
- a CDS encoding ABC transporter permease, giving the protein MIGRMLSVELLKIRRKLLWLLAALGPIGVIGLQAVNYGLRYDYLMKLHADDPWGGLLLQAGSLMLPALFIGLALVASMSAGIEHQAGAWKQLLALPVTRLQVFAGKVLLSLLLLLASCTLLLLLTLGMGLLLGFEPQVPWADIVSQSYLPYLAALPFIALQSWLSIVMANQALPLTVGTLGMVFSMFSVLMPQWMPWSWPDRAVRSADALQAAGSGLALGVLVLLIGYAHFARKDVS; this is encoded by the coding sequence GTGATCGGCCGCATGCTCTCGGTGGAGCTGCTCAAGATCCGCCGCAAGCTGCTCTGGCTGCTCGCCGCGCTCGGCCCCATCGGCGTCATCGGCCTGCAGGCCGTCAACTACGGCTTGCGCTACGACTACCTGATGAAGCTGCATGCCGATGATCCTTGGGGCGGGCTGCTGCTCCAGGCAGGCTCCTTGATGCTGCCGGCGCTGTTCATCGGCCTGGCGCTGGTCGCCTCCATGTCGGCGGGCATTGAGCATCAGGCCGGCGCCTGGAAGCAGCTGCTCGCGCTGCCGGTCACCCGGCTGCAGGTGTTCGCGGGCAAAGTGCTGCTGTCGCTCCTGCTGCTGCTGGCCTCCTGCACGCTGCTCCTGCTGCTGACTCTCGGAATGGGCCTGCTGCTCGGCTTCGAGCCGCAGGTTCCATGGGCAGACATCGTCAGCCAGTCCTACCTGCCCTATTTGGCCGCTCTCCCCTTCATCGCCCTGCAGAGCTGGCTGTCGATCGTCATGGCGAATCAGGCGCTGCCTCTTACCGTCGGCACGCTCGGCATGGTGTTCTCCATGTTCAGCGTGCTGATGCCCCAGTGGATGCCCTGGAGCTGGCCGGACCGGGCCGTACGCTCCGCCGACGCCCTGCAGGCCGCAGGCTCGGGTCTCGCCCTCGGCGTGCTCGTGCTGCTGATCGGCTACGCCCATTTTGCCCGGAAGGACGTGAGCTGA
- a CDS encoding ABC transporter permease, with translation MARLLASEWIKLRRSIIWLLLPASPLLAFAAGWRSGLGSEGAAAWREVLAVGATVHGYFFLPLLVGIFAALLCRFEHASGGWKQLLALPVRPAAVYGAKLAAIMSLVAILQLLLFAAIVSAGLLRGLDAPVPWGMVGMSAFGGWLACLPLAALQLLASTAFQSFAAPLAVNVIFTLPNMLVANSRDFAPWYPWVQPLLAMVPQDAYGFGAFNVSLETLLAVIGGSFLVFLCSGLLYFVRRAV, from the coding sequence ATGGCGAGATTGTTGGCATCGGAATGGATCAAGCTGAGACGCTCCATCATCTGGCTGCTGCTGCCGGCCAGCCCGCTGCTGGCGTTCGCAGCAGGCTGGAGATCCGGTCTCGGCTCCGAGGGCGCTGCGGCCTGGAGGGAGGTGCTCGCAGTCGGCGCGACGGTGCACGGCTATTTCTTTCTCCCGCTGCTGGTCGGCATTTTCGCGGCTCTGCTCTGCCGCTTTGAGCACGCTTCCGGCGGCTGGAAGCAGCTGCTCGCCCTTCCCGTCCGACCTGCGGCTGTCTACGGAGCGAAGCTCGCGGCAATCATGTCGCTGGTCGCCATTCTGCAGCTGCTGCTGTTCGCCGCCATCGTCTCGGCTGGGCTGCTGCGAGGGCTGGATGCTCCCGTTCCTTGGGGCATGGTCGGCATGTCGGCTTTCGGAGGCTGGCTCGCCTGCCTGCCTCTGGCCGCGCTCCAGCTGCTCGCGTCCACTGCTTTCCAGAGCTTCGCGGCGCCGCTCGCGGTCAACGTCATCTTCACGCTCCCCAACATGCTCGTCGCCAACTCGAGGGACTTCGCCCCCTGGTACCCGTGGGTGCAGCCGCTGCTGGCGATGGTGCCGCAGGATGCGTACGGCTTTGGCGCGTTCAACGTTTCTCTCGAGACCTTGCTCGCCGTCATCGGGGGCAGCTTCCTCGTCTTCCTCTGCTCCGGCTTGCTGTACTTCGTCCGGAGAGCGGTCTGA